The proteins below come from a single Mesobacillus jeotgali genomic window:
- a CDS encoding 5'-methylthioadenosine/adenosylhomocysteine nucleosidase, translating into MSRIGIIGAMDEEIQHILDAMKDYDVKKKAGITFYVGTFNGYDVVLCKSGVGKVNASVCTQILIDEFSASQVVFTGVAGAVNPDLRIGDIVISTDCVQHDMDVRALGFKLGEIPYTEVSVFKADERLVDLAISASKEIVEDKKIISGRILSGDQFIADREKVKFLYEELNGYCTEMEGAAVGQVCSMNSIPFVIIRSMSDQADGSADVNFLEFTKLASKNSFEIVNQMVKNWKF; encoded by the coding sequence ATGAGCAGAATCGGTATTATTGGGGCAATGGATGAAGAAATACAGCATATTCTCGACGCCATGAAGGATTATGATGTAAAAAAGAAAGCGGGTATTACTTTCTATGTCGGCACCTTCAATGGGTATGACGTTGTGCTTTGTAAATCTGGTGTAGGAAAAGTGAATGCGAGTGTATGTACTCAAATCCTGATTGATGAATTCTCCGCATCCCAGGTTGTCTTCACAGGTGTCGCGGGTGCTGTGAACCCTGACCTGAGAATTGGAGATATTGTCATCTCCACTGATTGTGTGCAGCATGATATGGATGTACGTGCACTCGGTTTCAAACTAGGGGAAATCCCTTATACGGAAGTCTCTGTATTTAAAGCCGACGAGCGATTGGTGGATTTGGCGATTTCAGCAAGCAAAGAAATTGTTGAGGATAAGAAAATTATTAGCGGCAGGATTCTGTCAGGCGACCAATTTATCGCCGACCGTGAAAAAGTAAAGTTTCTATATGAGGAGCTTAATGGGTATTGTACAGAAATGGAAGGCGCAGCCGTGGGACAGGTCTGCAGCATGAATAGCATCCCATTCGTGATTATCCGTTCAATGTCTGACCAGGCAGATGGCTCAGCAGACGTGAACTTCCTGGAATTCACGAAGCTCGCTTCCAAGAATTCATTTGAGATCGTCAATCAGATGGTGAAGAACTGGAAGTTTTAA
- a CDS encoding DsrE/DsrF/DrsH-like family protein — translation MEQQAPSLAVILLSEDLEKLHAGALVGSVASMSGMTVNVFVTMNALKSFRKDSFETTDFITGTIGKEMLSKKIPLFDSLLQEGKDMGELNIYGCALAMDIMDWQEEDMIDVFDGVIGVTKFLGMTQGATVITM, via the coding sequence ATGGAACAACAAGCTCCATCTTTAGCCGTTATTTTATTATCAGAAGATCTTGAGAAGCTGCATGCTGGTGCATTGGTCGGATCAGTTGCATCAATGTCAGGCATGACTGTGAATGTTTTTGTCACAATGAACGCTTTGAAATCTTTCCGCAAAGACAGCTTTGAAACTACTGATTTCATCACTGGTACAATCGGAAAGGAAATGCTGTCTAAAAAGATCCCATTATTTGATTCACTTTTACAAGAAGGAAAGGACATGGGAGAACTTAATATTTACGGCTGCGCATTGGCGATGGACATCATGGATTGGCAAGAAGAAGATATGATTGATGTATTCGATGGAGTAATCGGGGTTACAAAATTCCTTGGAATGACTCAAGGAGCAACAGTTATTACAATGTAA
- the greA gene encoding transcription elongation factor GreA — translation MATEKVFPMTQAGKEKLEQELEQLKTVKRKEVVERIKIARSFGDLSENSEYDSAKEEQAFVEGRITTLENMIRNAKIIQEDEVSTDAVSLGRTVTFVELPDGDEESYTIVGSAEADPFEGKISNDSPIAKSLMGKKVGDEVTVQTPGGEMNVRITTIK, via the coding sequence TTGGCTACAGAAAAAGTGTTTCCTATGACACAGGCAGGAAAAGAAAAGCTGGAACAAGAATTGGAACAATTAAAAACTGTCAAACGAAAAGAAGTTGTTGAAAGAATCAAGATCGCCCGCAGCTTTGGCGACCTTTCAGAGAACTCTGAGTACGATTCTGCAAAAGAGGAACAAGCCTTTGTAGAAGGACGTATCACGACTCTTGAAAATATGATCCGCAATGCAAAGATCATCCAGGAAGATGAAGTGAGCACAGATGCAGTCAGCCTTGGCCGTACAGTGACTTTCGTCGAGCTGCCTGATGGAGATGAAGAATCATATACAATAGTAGGAAGCGCTGAAGCTGACCCGTTTGAGGGGAAAATCTCGAATGATTCTCCGATTGCGAAAAGCCTGATGGGCAAAAAAGTAGGCGACGAAGTGACTGTCCAGACTCCTGGCGGTGAAATGAACGTTCGCATCACGACAATAAAGTAA
- a CDS encoding NAD(P)/FAD-dependent oxidoreductase yields the protein MTKKIVILGAGSAGTMVANRLARQLGEEIKKREVEVTLISNTEKHIYQPGYLFIAFNEKPSEHFIRKQESLVHRHVNLVYDDVEKIDVEKKTVKGKKQYQYDYLVIATGSHPDLDSVPGLREGAHNFYTLDGAERLRDDLAAMEKGKILITIDVPHKCPAAPLELALMLDDYYRKNGRRKDIEIKYAYPIGRIHSLVPVAEWGLPQFEKRDIKYETFFNLEEVDPKRKVAITMDGSEHEYDMLITIPAHTGAKAVIDSGIGDESGFIPTNRSTLKMIGQDDVYVIGDATNLPISKAGSTAHYQSESLVANIISRLTGRPETAVYNGKVACFLENSLEDASMITFDYNNPPQPAETSDLLHWFKAVYNELYWLNAKGIL from the coding sequence ATGACAAAGAAAATTGTTATTCTTGGTGCCGGCAGCGCAGGTACAATGGTCGCAAACAGACTAGCCCGCCAGCTTGGGGAAGAAATCAAGAAGCGTGAAGTCGAAGTCACTTTGATTTCCAATACAGAAAAGCATATCTACCAGCCAGGATACTTATTCATCGCTTTCAATGAAAAGCCATCTGAGCACTTCATTAGAAAACAGGAGTCACTCGTTCATCGCCATGTGAACCTTGTATACGATGATGTAGAAAAAATAGATGTCGAGAAGAAGACGGTCAAAGGCAAGAAGCAGTACCAGTATGACTACCTTGTCATCGCAACTGGATCACATCCTGACCTTGACAGTGTGCCTGGCTTAAGAGAAGGAGCGCACAATTTCTATACCCTTGATGGTGCAGAACGCCTGCGCGATGATCTTGCAGCGATGGAAAAAGGAAAAATTCTGATCACAATCGATGTGCCGCATAAATGTCCTGCTGCACCTCTTGAGCTGGCATTGATGCTGGATGACTATTACCGCAAGAATGGCCGCCGCAAGGACATCGAAATCAAATACGCTTATCCTATCGGCCGTATCCATTCATTGGTTCCAGTTGCAGAATGGGGACTTCCTCAATTCGAAAAGCGCGATATCAAATACGAGACATTCTTCAATCTTGAAGAAGTGGATCCAAAGCGCAAAGTGGCCATCACGATGGATGGTTCAGAACATGAATATGACATGCTTATTACTATTCCAGCCCATACAGGCGCTAAAGCTGTGATTGATTCCGGCATCGGAGATGAATCAGGATTCATTCCGACAAACCGTTCAACATTAAAGATGATTGGCCAGGACGATGTATATGTAATTGGTGATGCTACGAATCTTCCAATCAGCAAAGCCGGCTCAACAGCGCACTATCAGTCTGAATCGCTTGTTGCCAACATCATCAGCAGACTGACAGGACGTCCGGAAACTGCTGTGTACAATGGCAAGGTAGCTTGCTTCCTTGAAAACAGCCTTGAAGATGCCAGCATGATTACATTTGATTACAACAACCCGCCGCAGCCAGCAGAAACATCTGACCTGCTGCACTGGTTCAAAGCAGTATACAATGAGCTTTACTGGTTAAATGCCAAAGGGATTTTATAG
- a CDS encoding YrzA family protein has product MDFQFELIEDKVEFFEAVDLKTLEQKINKQIEINKAIMLSVHHVSHQMHLDDKGRLFYSAVVHFKAKK; this is encoded by the coding sequence ATGGATTTTCAATTTGAACTAATAGAAGACAAAGTTGAATTTTTTGAAGCGGTCGATTTGAAAACACTTGAACAAAAAATCAATAAGCAAATCGAAATCAATAAAGCGATCATGCTGTCCGTCCATCATGTGTCCCATCAGATGCATCTAGACGATAAAGGTAGGCTGTTTTATTCTGCGGTTGTCCACTTCAAGGCAAAAAAATAA
- a CDS encoding peptidoglycan D,D-transpeptidase FtsI family protein, translating into MRKKRMVAWISICIAAFGLLMLRLAQLQLFETESFSRHEINLIEASVKQRSQEMVVDNGRGNFLDRSGDPLSYETSSVLVLFPFLKKMDWEADKVASTLGISQYSLKKAVEKSKEPFAFGDPDPKILTKSQMEIINEMEIPGVFAVERKYPMEKVPAAQLLGIIGENEALLKSRYGEKDFFPRTLIGLSGLEKSFDEFLVAEGKSKLVYHVDGEGAPLFGINVKYIDPANPFYPINLQTSIDKDLQLLLEDKVDQHNINRGGVVLLDIETNSILAMVSRPVINQAKPFDDEGIENMMVKQHIPGSVFKTVVAAAAIDQGLDDPARKFDCSKSISGSPDLKYDYGMLNFTDSFAVSCNRAFGEVARELQEQDPNLLEKYAEKLSITGGTGWKGDIFHLEDFSQLQDEEKGRVFLSDEARKDKNFAALSGIGQHEVRVSPLAVANMMATIARGGEKDMVRAVLSIQYQNGAKMTEFPKQKLEGDKISPFTAMKLQKLLREVVVNEQGTGRWFRDLPYAVAGKSGTAETGIYKEGDKQLHNKWFAGYFPYENPKYALVTVNLGVFEDEGGVNPLFADIVKEVYAYNHVDGPENN; encoded by the coding sequence ATGCGTAAAAAAAGAATGGTGGCGTGGATCTCCATTTGTATAGCTGCCTTTGGTCTGCTGATGTTAAGGCTGGCCCAGCTGCAATTATTTGAAACAGAATCCTTTTCAAGGCATGAAATAAATCTTATAGAGGCAAGCGTCAAGCAAAGGTCCCAGGAAATGGTCGTAGATAACGGCCGAGGTAACTTCCTGGACCGCTCAGGAGACCCTTTATCCTATGAAACTTCGTCCGTACTTGTCCTGTTTCCATTTTTAAAGAAGATGGACTGGGAAGCAGATAAGGTCGCGAGTACTTTAGGTATATCTCAATACTCTTTGAAAAAAGCAGTGGAAAAGTCTAAGGAACCATTTGCTTTTGGCGACCCGGATCCGAAGATTTTGACAAAGAGTCAGATGGAAATCATTAATGAGATGGAAATCCCGGGAGTGTTTGCAGTTGAGCGTAAGTATCCAATGGAGAAAGTGCCAGCTGCGCAGCTTTTGGGTATCATAGGCGAGAATGAAGCACTTCTGAAATCAAGGTATGGAGAGAAAGATTTCTTCCCAAGAACTTTGATTGGTCTCTCCGGATTGGAAAAAAGCTTTGACGAGTTCCTTGTTGCCGAAGGGAAATCAAAGCTGGTTTATCATGTTGACGGAGAAGGAGCGCCATTATTCGGGATTAATGTTAAATACATAGACCCCGCAAATCCTTTTTATCCAATCAACCTCCAGACTTCGATAGATAAAGACCTGCAATTGCTCTTAGAGGATAAAGTTGATCAGCACAACATCAACAGAGGCGGTGTGGTGCTTCTCGATATTGAAACAAACAGTATACTGGCAATGGTGTCGAGGCCTGTCATAAATCAGGCAAAACCCTTCGATGATGAAGGAATTGAAAATATGATGGTCAAGCAGCATATACCCGGTTCCGTCTTTAAAACGGTTGTCGCGGCGGCAGCGATCGATCAGGGGCTTGATGATCCTGCCAGGAAATTTGATTGCAGCAAGTCAATCAGCGGTTCACCAGATTTAAAATATGACTATGGAATGCTCAATTTCACTGATAGCTTTGCAGTAAGCTGCAACAGGGCTTTTGGAGAAGTGGCCAGGGAGCTTCAGGAGCAGGACCCCAATCTGCTCGAAAAATACGCTGAGAAGCTGTCAATCACTGGCGGTACAGGATGGAAGGGGGATATTTTCCATCTGGAAGATTTCAGCCAGCTTCAGGACGAGGAAAAGGGAAGGGTCTTTTTATCGGATGAAGCGCGGAAGGATAAAAATTTTGCAGCTTTATCGGGGATAGGCCAGCATGAAGTAAGGGTGTCTCCCCTCGCTGTTGCGAACATGATGGCTACAATAGCCAGGGGCGGAGAAAAAGACATGGTCAGGGCTGTTTTGTCCATCCAGTATCAAAATGGTGCTAAAATGACTGAATTCCCTAAACAGAAGCTTGAAGGAGACAAAATATCTCCATTCACCGCTATGAAACTGCAAAAGCTTTTACGGGAGGTTGTTGTGAATGAGCAAGGTACGGGGAGGTGGTTCAGGGACTTGCCATATGCTGTGGCAGGAAAGTCAGGTACAGCGGAAACAGGGATATACAAAGAAGGCGACAAGCAGCTGCACAATAAGTGGTTCGCCGGATATTTCCCCTATGAAAACCCAAAGTATGCGCTTGTAACCGTCAATTTAGGGGTTTTTGAAGATGAAGGCGGGGTGAATCCCCTTTTTGCAGATATAGTAAAAGAGGTCTATGCATATAACCATGTTGATGGTCCTGAAAACAATTGA
- the udk gene encoding uridine kinase: MDRKPVVIGVAGGSGSGKTSVTKAIYDSFKSQSILMIEQDYYYKDQSHLPMEERLKTNYDHPLAFDNDLLIQHIQKLLRHEAIEKPVYDYAVHTRSSEVVHVEPKDVIILEGILILEDERLRDLMDIKLYVDTDADLRIIRRLLRDIKERGRSMDSVIEQYVNVVRPMHNQFIEPTKRYADVIIPEGGHNHVAIDLMVTKIQTILEQKSFL, from the coding sequence ATGGACCGCAAACCTGTTGTAATTGGTGTAGCCGGCGGCTCCGGCTCAGGAAAGACAAGCGTTACAAAAGCAATATATGATAGCTTTAAGAGTCAATCAATCCTGATGATTGAGCAAGACTACTATTACAAAGACCAAAGCCATTTGCCGATGGAAGAGCGTCTAAAGACAAATTATGACCATCCGCTGGCATTTGACAATGATCTGTTGATTCAGCATATCCAAAAGCTGCTCCGCCATGAGGCAATTGAGAAGCCAGTTTATGATTATGCTGTCCATACCCGGTCAAGCGAAGTTGTCCATGTTGAACCTAAGGATGTTATCATCCTTGAAGGGATCCTGATCCTTGAGGACGAGAGATTGCGCGACCTGATGGATATCAAGCTCTATGTTGATACAGATGCTGATCTGCGCATTATCCGCAGGCTGCTTCGTGACATCAAGGAGCGCGGCCGTTCAATGGACTCGGTCATCGAACAGTATGTGAATGTAGTCAGGCCGATGCATAACCAGTTCATCGAGCCGACCAAGCGATACGCAGATGTGATCATACCGGAAGGCGGCCACAACCATGTTGCGATCGACCTGATGGTAACAAAAATTCAAACAATTCTTGAACAAAAATCATTTTTGTGA
- a CDS encoding YrzI family small protein translates to MTLNILFFTITINKRQMSLEEIRHNEMVEKMVEDNKTRQTMLRPF, encoded by the coding sequence ATGACCTTAAATATCTTGTTCTTTACAATTACAATTAATAAACGCCAAATGTCTTTAGAAGAAATTCGCCATAACGAAATGGTAGAAAAAATGGTGGAAGACAATAAAACTCGTCAAACAATGCTGCGCCCGTTTTAA
- a CDS encoding DUF1510 family protein translates to MKHDDYDNLNEGTRSRIRAKRRKTNLILNSLIVVVILLIGIVSFNIFFSNDEGAADQNGVVAEKDQDAASRDKKEDSKDAGKKEDSQESGKKEADESESEEEADEESAEEEELSDPIVTEGGSDANVKQTIENPEWKPVGTTQSGEHTTVFDQNAVDWQEMILAYSYATGIDKDNMTVWFNGNGGAPNTAVGTISEKGSDQTFRVWIEWVDGEGWKPVKVEELIQNDQKQS, encoded by the coding sequence TTGAAGCACGATGATTATGATAACCTAAATGAGGGGACACGTTCACGAATAAGGGCTAAGCGCAGAAAAACGAACCTTATTTTAAATAGCTTGATTGTTGTCGTCATTTTGTTAATTGGAATTGTCTCATTTAACATTTTCTTCAGCAATGATGAAGGGGCAGCCGACCAAAACGGTGTAGTGGCTGAGAAGGATCAGGACGCAGCCTCTCGGGATAAAAAAGAGGACAGCAAGGATGCTGGCAAAAAAGAAGATAGCCAGGAATCCGGTAAAAAGGAAGCAGATGAATCAGAGTCAGAAGAAGAAGCAGACGAGGAATCTGCTGAGGAAGAAGAATTGTCCGATCCAATCGTGACAGAAGGCGGCAGTGATGCCAATGTGAAACAAACGATCGAGAATCCTGAGTGGAAACCGGTTGGTACGACCCAATCCGGCGAACATACTACCGTATTTGACCAGAATGCGGTAGATTGGCAGGAAATGATTCTGGCCTATTCATATGCTACAGGAATCGATAAAGATAACATGACAGTATGGTTTAATGGAAATGGCGGTGCGCCTAATACAGCGGTTGGAACAATCTCTGAGAAGGGCAGTGACCAGACATTCAGGGTTTGGATTGAGTGGGTGGACGGCGAAGGCTGGAAGCCGGTAAAAGTCGAAGAACTGATTCAAAATGATCAAAAACAATCGTAA
- a CDS encoding peptidase U32 family protein, translating into MTAVADKISQIVDGKRVIVKKPELLAPAGNLEKLKIAVHYGADAVFIGGQEYGLRSNADNFTFEEMKEGVEFAKKYGAKIYVTTNIFAHNENIDGLEDYLLGLKGAGVHGIIVADPLIIETCRRVAPEIEVHLSTQQSLSNWKAVQFWKEEGLERVVLARETSADEIKEMKEKVDIEIETFIHGAMCIAYSGRCTLSNHMTARDSNRGGCCQSCRWDYDLYTLEGNEENPLFADGDSPFAMSPKDLKLIESIPRMIELGIDSLKIEGRMKSIHYIATVVSVYRKVIDAYCADPENFVIKQEWLEELDKCANRETATAFFEGVPGYKEQMFGNHSKKTTFDFAGLVLDYDAETQMVTLQQRNYFKPGDEVEFFGPEIENFTHVVEKIWDEDGNELDVARHPLQIVKFKMDKPVYPNNMMRKEK; encoded by the coding sequence AAAACGCGTGATTGTCAAAAAACCAGAACTGCTTGCGCCAGCCGGAAATCTTGAAAAATTGAAGATTGCCGTCCATTATGGTGCAGATGCCGTCTTTATTGGCGGACAGGAATATGGTTTGCGTTCGAATGCAGATAACTTTACTTTTGAGGAAATGAAGGAAGGCGTAGAGTTCGCCAAGAAATATGGAGCGAAAATCTATGTGACAACAAACATCTTTGCACATAACGAAAACATCGATGGTCTTGAAGACTACCTTTTAGGCTTAAAGGGAGCCGGCGTGCACGGCATCATCGTTGCTGATCCGTTAATCATCGAAACATGCCGCAGGGTCGCTCCTGAAATCGAGGTCCACCTGAGCACACAGCAATCCCTTTCAAACTGGAAGGCTGTCCAGTTCTGGAAAGAAGAAGGTCTAGAGCGTGTTGTTCTTGCGCGTGAAACTAGTGCTGATGAAATCAAGGAAATGAAGGAAAAAGTAGATATCGAAATCGAAACCTTCATCCACGGTGCAATGTGTATCGCTTACTCAGGCCGTTGTACCTTGAGCAACCACATGACAGCACGTGACTCGAACCGCGGCGGCTGCTGCCAGTCTTGCCGCTGGGATTATGATTTGTATACACTTGAAGGAAATGAAGAAAACCCATTGTTTGCAGATGGTGACTCTCCATTTGCGATGAGCCCTAAGGATCTTAAGTTGATTGAATCCATTCCACGCATGATCGAACTTGGTATCGACAGCCTTAAAATCGAAGGCCGCATGAAGTCGATCCACTATATCGCAACGGTAGTCAGCGTATACCGCAAAGTGATTGATGCATATTGCGCGGATCCCGAGAACTTCGTCATCAAGCAGGAATGGCTTGAGGAATTGGACAAATGTGCTAACCGTGAGACAGCAACAGCCTTCTTTGAAGGAGTTCCAGGGTATAAAGAGCAAATGTTTGGAAACCATAGCAAAAAGACAACATTCGATTTTGCCGGCCTTGTGCTTGATTACGATGCTGAAACACAAATGGTGACACTTCAACAAAGGAACTACTTCAAGCCTGGCGACGAGGTTGAATTCTTTGGACCGGAAATCGAGAACTTCACTCATGTTGTCGAGAAGATTTGGGATGAAGATGGCAATGAACTGGATGTTGCCCGCCACCCGCTGCAAATCGTTAAGTTCAAGATGGACAAGCCTGTCTACCCAAATAACATGATGCGGAAGGAGAAGTAA
- a CDS encoding sulfurtransferase TusA family protein — MSEVQVTKSIDARGAYCPGPLMELVKGIKTAQVGDVVEVLSTDKGSAVDIPEWVNKMGHEIAYLENDGDEFKIAVKKVK, encoded by the coding sequence ATGAGTGAAGTACAAGTAACTAAATCAATCGATGCAAGAGGAGCATATTGCCCAGGTCCGTTAATGGAATTGGTAAAAGGAATCAAGACAGCACAAGTTGGCGATGTTGTAGAAGTTCTTTCAACTGATAAAGGTTCAGCAGTCGATATCCCTGAGTGGGTAAATAAAATGGGGCACGAAATTGCCTACCTTGAAAATGATGGCGATGAATTCAAAATCGCAGTTAAAAAGGTTAAGTAA
- a CDS encoding amidohydrolase family protein — protein MTRKIFYNGTIVTSNTDHEVIENGAIGIEGEKIIYVGITPDDFTSYEEKVDLKGNILLPGLVNTHGHTPMSLLRGYGDDLPLQTWLEDKIWPLEAKYTPEHARWGAKLSILEMIRTGTTTFVDMYDNMDEIAMAVEEAGIRGVLTRGVIGFGSEELRQSKLKEAADFARSWNNGANGRITTMLSPHSPYTCSPEYIAQIIDKSAELNVPLHTHMSETKFEVEKNIEEYGATPVRHLEKLGFFERPSLVAHAVHVNDEDIQILAEKDVKVSHNVISNLKLGSGIAPVGKMLAKGVTVSLGTDSAASNNNLDLFEELKAAATIHKGFGQDATIITAQEALRMATIHGAESLWLDDRIGSLEAGKDADFIVVNSNQSFFYPKHNPVSHLVYSGSGRDVKDVYVQGKQILADGQFTTIDEEKVLYEANRMSKLLS, from the coding sequence ATGACAAGAAAGATATTTTATAATGGAACGATTGTTACAAGTAACACAGATCATGAAGTGATCGAGAATGGGGCTATTGGCATTGAAGGGGAGAAAATCATCTATGTGGGCATTACACCTGATGATTTTACCTCTTATGAAGAAAAAGTAGATTTAAAAGGGAACATCCTGCTCCCTGGGCTGGTCAATACCCATGGACACACACCGATGTCACTGCTGAGAGGCTATGGAGATGATTTGCCTTTGCAGACATGGCTGGAAGATAAAATTTGGCCGCTTGAAGCCAAATATACTCCTGAGCATGCAAGATGGGGTGCAAAGCTTTCCATCCTTGAAATGATCCGAACGGGTACAACGACTTTTGTTGATATGTATGACAATATGGATGAAATCGCAATGGCTGTTGAGGAAGCTGGCATCCGTGGAGTACTGACCCGGGGTGTGATAGGCTTTGGTTCGGAGGAACTTCGACAGAGCAAGCTTAAGGAAGCGGCAGATTTTGCGAGGAGCTGGAATAACGGCGCCAATGGAAGGATTACGACGATGCTGTCACCGCATTCTCCGTATACCTGCTCACCAGAATATATCGCCCAGATCATTGATAAATCGGCTGAGCTGAATGTTCCGCTGCATACTCATATGTCCGAAACGAAATTTGAAGTTGAGAAGAATATCGAGGAATACGGCGCTACACCGGTACGCCACCTGGAAAAGCTGGGATTCTTTGAGCGGCCTTCGCTTGTTGCCCATGCGGTGCATGTGAATGACGAAGATATTCAAATCCTCGCGGAAAAAGATGTAAAAGTATCACATAATGTCATCAGTAACCTTAAATTGGGAAGCGGCATTGCCCCGGTTGGCAAAATGCTCGCAAAGGGAGTGACCGTCAGCCTTGGGACAGACAGTGCAGCTTCCAACAATAATCTCGACTTGTTTGAAGAGCTCAAAGCTGCGGCGACGATCCATAAAGGATTCGGCCAGGATGCGACAATCATTACCGCTCAGGAAGCTTTGAGGATGGCTACGATCCATGGAGCAGAATCCCTCTGGCTGGATGATCGGATTGGATCTCTTGAAGCAGGAAAAGACGCAGATTTTATTGTCGTAAATTCCAATCAGTCTTTCTTTTATCCTAAGCATAATCCAGTTTCCCACCTTGTTTATTCTGGATCTGGACGTGATGTGAAGGATGTCTATGTACAGGGAAAACAAATCCTTGCCGACGGACAGTTTACAACGATAGATGAAGAAAAAGTGCTTTATGAGGCAAATCGAATGTCGAAACTCCTGTCATAA
- a CDS encoding YrhC family protein yields the protein MKAKQLYEKMVDFKQFATVLLAVGVFFYLGTILPSETKVMTDIYIATGASVVFLAGSIVFFSFAKKYRNELIESEEGQELLMKK from the coding sequence ATGAAGGCTAAGCAACTCTATGAGAAAATGGTTGATTTTAAACAGTTTGCGACAGTCCTGCTTGCTGTGGGAGTTTTCTTTTATCTTGGAACGATCCTTCCGTCTGAAACGAAAGTGATGACAGATATATATATTGCTACTGGTGCGTCCGTTGTATTTCTTGCTGGTTCTATCGTATTCTTTTCTTTTGCGAAAAAATACCGCAACGAGCTGATTGAATCAGAAGAAGGCCAGGAATTATTGATGAAGAAATAA
- the sigK gene encoding RNA polymerase sporulation sigma factor SigK, whose product MSGILTALGYLVKEVILLVSYVKNNAFPQPLSAADERKYLRLMANGDPHARNMLIEHNLRLVAHIVKKFENTGEDSEDLISIGTIGLIKAIESYSEGKGTKLATYAARCIENEILMHLRALKKTKKDVSLHDPIGQDKEGNEISLIDVLKSESEDVIDTIQLNMELEKVKEYIDVLDEREKEVIVGRFGLDLKKEKTQREIAKELGISRSYVSRIEKRALMKMFHEFYRAEKEKKKNKGK is encoded by the coding sequence ATGTCGGGCATACTAACAGCACTCGGGTACTTAGTTAAAGAAGTGATCCTTCTTGTTTCGTATGTTAAAAACAATGCATTTCCTCAACCGTTATCTGCAGCTGATGAGCGAAAGTACTTAAGGTTGATGGCTAATGGCGATCCACACGCAAGAAATATGCTGATTGAGCACAACCTGAGGCTTGTCGCACATATCGTGAAAAAATTCGAAAACACCGGCGAGGATTCGGAGGATTTGATTTCTATCGGAACAATCGGCCTGATCAAGGCTATAGAAAGCTATTCGGAAGGCAAAGGCACAAAACTGGCAACATATGCCGCCAGATGCATAGAAAATGAAATCCTCATGCATTTAAGAGCATTGAAGAAAACCAAGAAGGATGTATCTTTGCACGATCCAATCGGACAGGACAAAGAAGGAAATGAAATTTCGCTGATCGATGTCCTGAAGTCAGAATCCGAAGATGTCATTGATACCATCCAGCTCAATATGGAGCTTGAAAAAGTAAAAGAATATATCGATGTCCTCGATGAGCGTGAAAAAGAGGTCATTGTTGGCCGATTTGGCCTTGACTTAAAAAAGGAAAAAACACAGCGTGAAATTGCGAAAGAACTCGGCATCTCAAGAAGCTATGTTTCCAGGATCGAGAAGAGGGCATTGATGAAGATGTTCCATGAATTTTATCGTGCCGAAAAAGAAAAGAAGAAGAATAAAGGGAAGTAA